The Zalophus californianus isolate mZalCal1 chromosome X, mZalCal1.pri.v2, whole genome shotgun sequence genome window below encodes:
- the MAGEB17 gene encoding melanoma-associated antigen B17, translating to MPHGRKSKLRARERRRRARGESQGLGAAQATAAVEEEVPSSPLPVCEGAPLSSPATGPPQKSQGAQSTSSPDATISGSSSDEGAKSQEEESPSPCQAPPSPESSHTDALIRKAGTLVHFLLYKYKMKEPITEAEMLKVINKKYKEQFPEILRRTTDHLELVFGLELKEVDPSSHSYAFVSKVGLPTEGHLSDSMDFPKNGLLMPLLGVIFMNGNRATEEEMWEFLNSLGVYAGRRHLIFGEPRKLITKDLVQEKYLEYRQVADSDPPCYEFLWGPRAHAEISKMQVLEFLAKVSNTVPSSFQGRYEEALRDEEERAQARVANQAATGAPASACSKATSSSPPQP from the coding sequence ATGCCTCATGGTCGGAAGAGTAAGCTCCGTGCCCGGGAGAGACGCCGCCGGGCCCGAGGTGAGAGCCAGGGTCTTGGGGCAGCTCAGGCCACTGCAGCAGTGGAAGAAGAGGTCCCCTCTTCCCCCTTGCCTGTCTGTGAGGGTGCGCCCCTGAGCTCCCCTGCAACAGGCCCTCCCCAAAAGTCTCAGGGGGCCCAATCCACCAGCAGTCCTGATGCAACCATTTCAGGCTCAAGTTCTGATGAAGGTGCCAAGAGCCAAGAGGAGGAAAGCCCAAGTCCCTGCCAGGCCCCGCCTTCCCCTGAGAGCTCTCACACAGATGCTCTGATCAGGAAGGCGGGCACGTTGGTGCATTTTCTGCTGTACAAGTATAAAATGAAGGAGCCCATTACAGAGGCAGAAATGCTGAAGGTGATCAACAAAAAGTACAAGGAGCAATTCCCTGAGATCCTCAGGAGAACCACTGACCACTTGGAGCTGGTCTTTGGCCTTGAGCTGAAGGAAGTTGACCCCAGCAGTCACTCTTATGCCTTTGTTAGCAAAGTGGGCCTTCCCACCGAAGGGCATCTGAGTGACAGCATGGACTTCCCCAAGAACGGGCTCCTGATGCCTCTCCTGGGTGTGATCTTCATGAATGGCAACCGGGCCACTGAGGAGGAGATGTGGGAATTCCTGAATTCGTTGGGGGTCTATGCTGGGAGAAGGCATCTCATTTTTGGGGAGCCCAGGAAGCTCATCACCAAAGATTTGGTGCAGGAAAAGTACCTGGAGTACCGCCAGGTGGCCGACAGTGATCCTCCTTGCTACGAGTTCCTGTGGGGCCCAAGAGCCCACGCTGAAATCAGCAAGATGCAAGTCCTGGAGTTTTTGGCCAAAGTCAGCAATACTGTCCCCAGTTCCTTCCAGGGCCGGTATGAAGAGGCtttgagagatgaggaagagcGAGCCCAGGCGAGAGTTGCAAACCAGGCTGCCACTGGTGCCCCGGCCAGTGCCTGCTCCAAGGCCACATCCAGCAGCCCCCCTCAGCCCTAG